In Candidatus Desulfofervidus auxilii, one genomic interval encodes:
- a CDS encoding glycosyltransferase family 4 protein: MFNIVVNTIPLLSPLTGVGVYTYQLCRYFPRLDNTFDYTFFYGFFTKELFAYNSDSVSLRTFNKLKFYLRKIPFMGYGLRKLKSLLSHGHKNFFDLYFEPNFIPLPGIKAKQVIVTVHDFSLCKYPQWHPKDRVKDFEKNFWPNIKRADLIVTVSQYIKKEALNFLSLPAEKIKVIYNGYDRETFKLYPFAILKQFKTNFALPEKFILFIGALEPRKNLLRLIKAYLNLPLGVKKEIKLVIAGAPGWENKTVKEMIRGQKDIYYLGYVDHQGLAYLYNLATLFIYPSLYEGFGLPALESMACGCPVITSQQTSLTEVCGDAAFYVNPYDIDNITRGIYKVLNDVSLQENLREKGLERAKAFSWEKTAQEYLEIFHKVLENK; the protein is encoded by the coding sequence ATGTTTAATATAGTGGTTAATACCATACCTTTACTTTCTCCCTTGACAGGGGTGGGTGTTTATACTTATCAATTGTGTCGGTATTTCCCGAGGTTGGATAATACCTTTGATTATACCTTTTTTTATGGTTTTTTTACTAAAGAATTATTTGCTTATAATTCAGACAGTGTGTCTTTAAGAACATTCAATAAGTTGAAATTCTATTTGCGAAAAATCCCTTTTATGGGCTATGGATTGCGGAAGTTAAAGAGTTTATTAAGTCATGGTCATAAAAATTTTTTTGACCTTTATTTTGAACCCAATTTTATTCCTCTTCCTGGCATAAAAGCCAAACAAGTAATTGTCACTGTACATGATTTTTCCCTTTGTAAATATCCCCAGTGGCATCCTAAGGATAGAGTAAAGGACTTTGAAAAAAATTTTTGGCCTAATATAAAACGAGCTGATTTAATTGTCACTGTTTCTCAATACATCAAAAAAGAAGCCTTAAATTTTCTCTCCCTGCCAGCGGAAAAGATAAAGGTAATTTATAATGGTTATGATAGAGAGACTTTTAAACTTTATCCTTTTGCCATATTAAAACAATTTAAAACCAATTTTGCCTTACCAGAAAAATTTATTTTATTCATAGGTGCCCTTGAACCCAGAAAAAATTTACTTCGTCTGATAAAGGCCTATTTAAATTTACCTCTGGGCGTCAAAAAAGAGATAAAGCTGGTCATAGCAGGTGCTCCTGGATGGGAAAATAAAACTGTAAAAGAGATGATAAGAGGTCAAAAAGATATTTATTACTTGGGATATGTTGACCATCAAGGACTGGCCTATCTTTATAACCTAGCCACCCTTTTTATCTATCCTTCTTTATATGAAGGTTTTGGACTGCCTGCTTTAGAATCTATGGCTTGTGGTTGCCCAGTGATCACCTCTCAGCAAACTTCTTTGACAGAAGTTTGTGGTGATGCTGCCTTTTATGTAAATCCTTATGATATTGACAACATTACTAGAGGTATCTATAAAGTGCTAAATGATGTCTCTTTACAAGAAAATCTACGTGAGAAAGGCTTAGAAAGGGCTAAGGCATTTAGTTGGGAAAAAACAGCCCAGGAGTATTTAGAAATATTTCATAAGGTATTAGAAAATAAGTGA
- a CDS encoding BREX system ATP-binding domain-containing protein, whose translation MQLNSRIARRIIETVGAYGTPPEYGFQFFTAGLDEYLRCIHEEYLKTYIKEEGGSVVKIVIGAYGGGKTHFLYSIRELAWQENFVVSYVALSPEESPFHRLEAVYRTIVNNLTYPLQPEELLKGVEKGIEAFLITWYEKQMDVFKNIGLKGEVLEKEIEQYLESVQRNIENINFAKAVATAFFALHDEDEKTFKHVLQWLKVEGYDKGIYRPLGILSPIDRSNAFSILRSLVQWVRNIGYSGLVILFDEAEQIPSLSTRQRELTLSNLRELIDACMYTSFRHVMIFYALPDERFFEGPSHIYEALKQRISSVFDFFNPSGVKIKLENTKGDPLALLEEIGYKLKYIFETAYGVRFPSQIENVIKIVAQEAYERRFGDIGYIRLFVQGIIKVFHLLRKNPLLVNKTSEICQILEEGSG comes from the coding sequence ATGCAATTAAACTCACGTATTGCCAGAAGAATTATAGAAACGGTAGGTGCTTATGGCACTCCTCCAGAATATGGTTTTCAATTTTTCACTGCTGGATTAGATGAGTATTTACGGTGTATTCATGAAGAATATCTAAAAACATATATTAAAGAAGAAGGTGGCTCAGTAGTAAAGATTGTCATTGGTGCCTATGGAGGGGGAAAAACCCATTTTCTCTATAGCATTCGGGAACTGGCTTGGCAGGAAAATTTTGTAGTGAGTTATGTAGCTTTAAGTCCAGAAGAAAGCCCTTTTCACCGTCTAGAAGCAGTTTATAGGACTATTGTCAATAACCTTACTTATCCCCTCCAGCCTGAAGAGTTACTTAAGGGAGTGGAAAAAGGCATTGAGGCCTTTTTAATCACTTGGTATGAAAAGCAAATGGATGTTTTTAAAAATATAGGTTTAAAAGGGGAGGTATTAGAAAAGGAAATTGAACAATATTTAGAATCTGTTCAGAGAAATATTGAAAACATTAATTTCGCTAAGGCTGTAGCTACTGCCTTTTTTGCTCTTCATGATGAGGATGAAAAGACTTTTAAACATGTTTTGCAATGGCTCAAAGTAGAAGGTTATGATAAAGGTATCTACCGTCCTCTGGGAATTTTATCTCCTATTGATAGAAGTAATGCCTTTTCTATATTACGTTCTTTAGTCCAATGGGTGCGCAATATTGGTTATAGTGGTTTAGTAATCTTATTTGATGAGGCAGAGCAAATTCCTAGTCTCAGCACTCGTCAACGGGAACTTACCCTCTCAAATTTAAGAGAACTCATTGATGCTTGTATGTATACTTCCTTTAGACATGTAATGATTTTTTATGCCTTACCTGATGAACGTTTTTTTGAAGGACCTTCCCATATCTATGAGGCATTAAAACAAAGAATTTCTTCTGTATTTGATTTTTTTAATCCCTCAGGAGTGAAAATTAAATTAGAAAATACTAAAGGAGACCCCCTCGCCTTATTAGAGGAAATTGGGTATAAATTGAAGTATATCTTTGAAACTGCTTATGGAGTGCGTTTTCCTTCCCAGATAGAAAATGTAATTAAGATTGTAGCTCAAGAGGCCTATGAACGTCGGTTTGGAGATATTGGTTATATTAGATTGTTCGTGCAAGGAATAATTAAGGTTTTTCACCTCTTACGAAAAAATCCTTTACTAGTCAATAAGACAAGTGAAATCTGTCAAATATTAGAAGAAGGTAGTGGATGA